The following is a genomic window from Candidatus Hinthialibacter antarcticus.
ACATTCAGTTGTTCGCCAACGGCCAACCGGCGAAGTTTTCCGAAGACGCCGCCCATCAGATCATGCTGGGTGATGAATATACTTTCCGCCTGGCGCTGAACGCGGGCGACGCGTCGGACTGGTACATCACCACCGACTTCTCGAAAGAGTACGTCGATATCAACGCCGACTACCGCCACCGGACATAAAATTCAAAAAATCCTGAAAGTCTGTCGCAATTGGTTCGTATATAAGGTATAACGACAGAAGAGTTGCGCATTCACCGCGCATAGGGGAGACCGAAACAATGGACGCTCAGGTTAAGATCGTTGCGATTTTACATATTGTATTTGGCGCGCTGGGTTTATTGATGGCGTTGTTGATGCTGCTGATATTTGGCAGCGTGACCGCGATTGTCGGCGTCTCTGCTCCAGGTGATGAAGCGATGATTGCCATGCCGATCATTGCCACCATCGGCGGGTTTATCTTTTTTCTCATCATCGTGACCAGCGTCCCCGGGCTGATCGGCGGCATCGGGCTGCTGAGTCATCAGCAGTGGGCGCGCATCTTGGTGATTGTGCTTTCGATTTTGAATCTGGTGAATTTTCCCTTCGGCACGGCGCTGGGCGTTTACAGTTTGTATGTCATGCTCTCACAAGAGACTGGCGAATTATTTAAGAATGACGGCGCCCCGCCGCAATCAAGCGCCCCCCAACCGCCGCCGCTCAACCCGAACGAATAACGAACTCGCATCGTGAAAAAAAAGCCGGGACGATCCTCTCGCCCCGGCTTTTGAATGTGTGTGTTCTGGTGGGTTTACTCGTTGGCGCGTTTGGCGTGGAGAAACAGCGATGAGTGGTCGAAGTCGAATTTGCCTTCATCCACAATCGGCTTCATCATGTCATACAAACGCCCCGCCAGTTCGAGATTGGCGCCGATCTCTTTCGCCCATTCGGTGGCGATGCGCATGTCTTTGGTGTGATGGCCGATCTTAAAGAACGGCGTCTCAAATTTTTCGTCGATCATCAGCGGGCCGCGCTTGGGCATGATCCACGAGCCTGCCGCGCCGCCGCCGATGGCTTCTAGCACTTTGTTGGGGTCGAGGCCGCTCTTTTGCGCGAAGATGATGCCCTCGGCGATGCCCATCATGTTGACCGCGAGCACGATCTGATTGACGCCCTTGGTGATCTGCCCTGCGCCCGCCGGGCCGATATGGGTGATGGTCTTGCCGACCGCTTCGAGCACGGGTTTGGCTTTCGCAAACACGTCGTCGTCGCCGCCCACCATGACCGACAGCGTGCCTTGTTTGGCGCCCTCAGGCCCGCCGCTGACGGGGGCGTCGAGAATGTCGATGCCTTTCTCTTTGAGTTTGGCGTGCATTTCCTGCGCGAGTTTGGGCGAGCTGGTGGTGCAGTCAATAATGACGCCGCCTGACGCCAGCCCCTGCGACACGCCGTTCGGCCCCAGGACCACTTCTTCTACGTCAGGGACGTCGCCCACGCAGGTGAATACCAGTTCGCATTGTTCGCCGACGGCTTTCGGCGTTGCGCAAACGGTCGCGCCTTCGTCTTTAAGCGGATCGCACTTTGCGGCGGTGCGATTGTAAACATAGAGTTCGTATCCGGCCTTCATTAAGTTGCGCGACATGGGCAGGCCCATCAGACCGATGCCGACGAATCCAATCTTCTTCATGGTTGTCTCCTAAAAATATCTTTTGCCGGGGAGGGCGAGTCCTGCCTGCCGCAGGCGCGGCTCCCGGCGAGCCGAAATGAAGTATGACGAATTTACATTCAGGCCACTCTATTGTAATAACGCTGGCCTGTTTTCTAAGAGATGCAGCGGTTATGTTCGGACCGATTCAAGCGTCCTCTGGAATCAGCCTCACCTTTGGGGCCGCAAGAAATACGAATAAGCCATCTAAGAAACAATTCGATTTAGCGTTGGGTGCGGCATGGGTACAACTCTGCTCTCTTTAGTGCGGCTCCGCCTTTTTGCACAGGCGCTCTCAGAGTTGCACCCATGCCTAATTGATTTGCAACGAATTGATAAACGGCGGGGTTATTCAACCGCCGGACGCAGGTCATAACACGCCATCTCGGCGGCGTTGCGTACCAATAAAAAACCATCCGACATCGCGGGCGCGTTCCAGGTCTTGCCTTCAATGGCAGGGACCCGCGCGAGCTCTTGATGACCGTCGGGCGTGGCTTTCATAAAAACAAGTTCGCCGCGTTCGGTGATGAGGACAATGTGCCCGCTGGCGAAAAGAAACTGCCCGTAGCCATAGCGCCCGCCTTTCCAGACGCGCTCGCCGTTTTCTGGATTCATGCAAGAGAATATTGATTCGTCGAGGCCATAGATGAAGCCGTCATGCAAGATCGAACTGGCGAACTTGTTCTTCATGCGGTTGTTCTTCCAAAGCCGTTCCGCCTTGAAGACGCCGTTATCTTGGGTGACTGAAAACATCTCGCAGCCTGTCCCATAACTGGCGGAATGGAACACGCGGTTTTCATCAATCAACAACGGTTGCACCATGTGGACCGCGTTGGGATTTTGCACCGGGTGATCCCAAAGCAAGGCGCCGTCTTCAATCTTGAGGCCGACGTAGCGCTTGTCGGTATACGATACAATCTGCCGCTGTCCGGCGAGGGTTACGACTACAGGCGAGGCGTATTCGTTTTTCTCTTCGAGCGCACTCCAGATTTCTTCTCCATTGGTTTTGTTGAAGGCGATGAATGAAGCGCCTTCTTTTCCACTGGGTTGGACGATCAGCATGTCGTCAACGATCAGCGGCGAGCCGGAGACGCCGTAATAAAAATTCGTCGCATTTTCCTGGATGTTCTTGTTCCAAATTACGTCGCCCGTTTCTGCGTCTAGACACCACAGTTCGCCCGTGGCGCCTGCGACATAAACGCGCCCGTCATCCCATGTCGGGGTCGAGCGCGGCCCGCCGCCGCCCAGAGATTCAAAAAAATTCGCCGTCCAACTGTGGGCCCAAACTTCGCGCCCGCTGACTAACTCATAGGCAACCGCAAATTCCTGCTCGCCGCGTTGCTCGATGGTGTAGGCGATCCCATTGGCGATGGCGAATGAGGAATACCCGCCGCCGCAGGGTTGCTTCCACAGTTGAGGCGGCCCGGCTTCGGGCCAGTCGGTCAAGATGGGGGTTTGGTCGTATTTGCCGTCGCGGTTGGGGCCGCGAAACTGCGTCCAATAGGCGCCGAATTCTTCATCGACGAGAGTTGCATCCACCGTAACAGGCTCACGGCTCGCTGGTATCTGGTCATATCGGCTTTGGGTGAACATGATGCCGTCCATGCCGCCAGTGGGTTCGATGATGTTCAGTTGGATTCCGGCAAAAAGGCTCAGCATCACATAAACCAAACAGAAAATAAGAATCGGAAACGAGACCAATACTTTCTTCCACCACTTGGTTCCCTGTCGCAGCCACAGCAGGATCAATCCCGCCGGGGGAAACAACAATGTCGCGCCTAACACCAACCATACCGACCGTCGCCAATTCATAAGCCGCCTCGTTCTGAAAAAAATAAAAGCCGTCCTTTTGGGAGCGGCTTTTGTGAGTTCATTGATTGTACATCGTTCCTAGTTAGAACGCATCTCAAAAATACGAGATCGTTCGTTGAGAAAGGCATGGGCGCAACTCTGCTCGCTTCAGTGCGGGCTTTCAGGCCCTATTGCACAGGCGCTCTCAGAGTCGCACCCATGCCAATGTTGGTTTATCACTAATGGATATGTCGAATTACTTTTTCGTAATCATTGTTATTGATATCGCTTAGATGCGTGTTTATTCTTCCTCTGCTTTCGATTGCAGCGGGCGCATCAGCGGGAAATAGACCGTGTTTTTGATATTCTCTTCATTGGTGAGCAGCGCGGTGAAGCGGTCGATGCCCATGCCCCAGCCGGAGATCGGCGGCATGCCGTATTCCATACAGTGAACGTAATCTTCATCGAACGGCATGGCCTCATCGTCGCCCGCGTCACGCAGGTTTTGTTGAGACATCAAGCGGTCGCGCTGGTCGACCGGATCGACCAGTTCTGAATACGCGTTGACGATTTCCATGCCCGCGACCACCAATTGAAAGCGGTCGGTGATGGTGGGATCGTCATCGTTGGCGCGCGCCAGCGGCGAAAGTTCTTTGGGGTGCGAGGTTAAAAACAGCGGCGCGACCAGGTTCGGACGGCAGGTCTTTTTATAAAGAACATCCACCAGCGCGCCCCAGCCTAATCCGCCAAGGTCAATGTCTTCGAGTTTGATGCTCTTGTCAGAAATCGCCTGCATGAGCGCTTCTTTGGTTTTGTGTTCGTTGATGTCGATGCCGGCGTATTGCTCAATCAATTCTTGCAGCGACTTGCGCGGCCAGGGCGTGGTGAAGTCAATCGTCTGCCCCATGTATTCCACCTGCATCGAGCCGCACACGGTCTCGACGGTATGCGCCAACATGCGCTCGGTATAATCCATGTTGTCTTCAAAGTTCCAATAGGCCGCGTAATATTCAAGCATCATGAATTCCTGCAAGTGCGCGGCGGAGATGCCCTCATTGCGAAAACACTTGGCGAACTCAAACACCTTGTCATAACCGCCGACGATCAAGCGCTTGAGGTAAGTCTCCGGCGCGATGCGCAGAAACACGTCGATGTCCATCGAATTGTGATGAGTGACGAACGGCTTGGCCAATGCGCCCGACGGCTTCGATTGCAGGATAGGGGTTTCGACTTCGATGAAGCTGTCGTCTTCGAGAAAACGGCGGATGGTCTTAATCACGGCGGCGCGCAGCGTGAAGCATTTGCGCGAGTCTTCGTTCATGATCAGATCGAGATAGCGGCGGCGGTAGCGCGTCTCGAGGTCGGTGAGGCCGTGCCATTTTTCGGGCAGGGTCTGCAGCGACTTGGCGAGCAGCTGCATCGAATCGGCTTTGACGGTGGTCTCGCCCGTCTTGGTGACGAACATCTCGCCCTCAACGCCGATGAAGTCGCCGATGTCAACGTATTTTTTGAAGAAGGTATATTGTTCGTCGCCCAGGTCGTTTTTGGTGAAACACAATTGCAGTTTCGCTTCGACGTCTTGAATATGGGCGAAACTGAGTTTGCCCATCTTGCGAATGGCAATCACCCGGCCCGCGACCTTGACGCCTTTGGCGCCTTCTTCGAGCTGGTTGGCTGCTTTGAGCGAGTGGGTCTTCTCGTAACGGTCAGGATAGGGATTCACGCCCAACGACCGTAATTCGTTAATCATTTCGATGCGCTCGTCACGCAGCGTCTTCTTGGTATCCGCCATGTTTTCATTCCTATTACGTAATTTGAAACAAGAATAAAAGTATAGCGGTTGGGACGCCGCCTCCCCAGCGTTGTGGAGATAATCAGCACGGTTTTTGCTCTATGTGATAGTATCTTGGCAAGCGCTTGGCGAAATCGCGTAGGCGCTATGGGAGACTTACAATGAAAAAGACGCTCATTTTTCTATTATTAAGCGTATTCATATTACAGCCGCTTTTCTGCGCTGATGACGACGGCGTGGACGTGTTTCGCTTACAGGTGCGGGTCATTTTTGCCGACTCGACCGGAATTCGCGGCGCCTTACCCAAAGAACTGGGCGACATGGGCCTGACCCTGCGCAAGTATTTTGACTACCCCGCGTTTGAGTTGTCGAACACCATCCGCCTGTCGACGTTCAGCGACGAGGACGCGGTCGCGCTGGTGTTTCCCGACCATTACCTGCGCATCACCCCTAAGGGAAAAACCAAGGACGCGATCAAAGCCAAGCTCGAATTGTTTTACCTGCCGCAGAACACCGCCGAGCGCACCCGCATCACCGCTGGCGGCGTTGATGACGCCCCCAAGGTGCGGCTTGATTCGGTTTCGCGGGCAGGGCGCGACGAGCCGATGCCGATTATCAGTTCAGCGGTGTTGGTG
Proteins encoded in this region:
- a CDS encoding NAD(P)-dependent oxidoreductase; protein product: MKKIGFVGIGLMGLPMSRNLMKAGYELYVYNRTAAKCDPLKDEGATVCATPKAVGEQCELVFTCVGDVPDVEEVVLGPNGVSQGLASGGVIIDCTTSSPKLAQEMHAKLKEKGIDILDAPVSGGPEGAKQGTLSVMVGGDDDVFAKAKPVLEAVGKTITHIGPAGAGQITKGVNQIVLAVNMMGIAEGIIFAQKSGLDPNKVLEAIGGGAAGSWIMPKRGPLMIDEKFETPFFKIGHHTKDMRIATEWAKEIGANLELAGRLYDMMKPIVDEGKFDFDHSSLFLHAKRANE
- a CDS encoding PQQ-like beta-propeller repeat protein, producing the protein MNWRRSVWLVLGATLLFPPAGLILLWLRQGTKWWKKVLVSFPILIFCLVYVMLSLFAGIQLNIIEPTGGMDGIMFTQSRYDQIPASREPVTVDATLVDEEFGAYWTQFRGPNRDGKYDQTPILTDWPEAGPPQLWKQPCGGGYSSFAIANGIAYTIEQRGEQEFAVAYELVSGREVWAHSWTANFFESLGGGGPRSTPTWDDGRVYVAGATGELWCLDAETGDVIWNKNIQENATNFYYGVSGSPLIVDDMLIVQPSGKEGASFIAFNKTNGEEIWSALEEKNEYASPVVVTLAGQRQIVSYTDKRYVGLKIEDGALLWDHPVQNPNAVHMVQPLLIDENRVFHSASYGTGCEMFSVTQDNGVFKAERLWKNNRMKNKFASSILHDGFIYGLDESIFSCMNPENGERVWKGGRYGYGQFLFASGHIVLITERGELVFMKATPDGHQELARVPAIEGKTWNAPAMSDGFLLVRNAAEMACYDLRPAVE
- the lysS gene encoding lysine--tRNA ligase, with protein sequence MADTKKTLRDERIEMINELRSLGVNPYPDRYEKTHSLKAANQLEEGAKGVKVAGRVIAIRKMGKLSFAHIQDVEAKLQLCFTKNDLGDEQYTFFKKYVDIGDFIGVEGEMFVTKTGETTVKADSMQLLAKSLQTLPEKWHGLTDLETRYRRRYLDLIMNEDSRKCFTLRAAVIKTIRRFLEDDSFIEVETPILQSKPSGALAKPFVTHHNSMDIDVFLRIAPETYLKRLIVGGYDKVFEFAKCFRNEGISAAHLQEFMMLEYYAAYWNFEDNMDYTERMLAHTVETVCGSMQVEYMGQTIDFTTPWPRKSLQELIEQYAGIDINEHKTKEALMQAISDKSIKLEDIDLGGLGWGALVDVLYKKTCRPNLVAPLFLTSHPKELSPLARANDDDPTITDRFQLVVAGMEIVNAYSELVDPVDQRDRLMSQQNLRDAGDDEAMPFDEDYVHCMEYGMPPISGWGMGIDRFTALLTNEENIKNTVYFPLMRPLQSKAEEE